A window of Komagataella phaffii GS115 chromosome 1, complete sequence contains these coding sequences:
- a CDS encoding mitochondrial inner membrane protein, whose protein sequence is MTFGVQFQVKSVAIIGAGPSGLAALYELLHTSREGTSSVGGASSESPAFEEVVVFEQKNKSGGIWAPYYDDPGYLLPPQDLLETSQYNNPDVIHPKVKPPKGIDEATFEKPIEVEVADREQKLQWAASGVYADLFTNIPSRFMRFSYLPNPHNSKENNIYPFITNQEVESRLNNLINENDLEKHIRLNSHVDSVEKLGQKWVVTVKETGGRKAKWYRQSFDAVIVANGHYTVPYIPKTPGLAEFNKAHPGSIIHSKAYRDPSIFDGKKVLFVGGSITSLDLVKYAFPRASQVTISKRGPHLVFPYINAASESQGIVTKPTIDRFDASSKSVTFSDGTKGEYDLIILATGYHYHYPFLRDALKVIDPSNLSRVKGLYLDVFSMKDPTLAALSVSVTPLNFHAIESEAMAIAGVWSNAKALPSIEDQYKWENKRVEATADNLFFHYYDHEHLVPDLVDKLFELAPKKRQHPLQEDGKFLSEIDEAYAYQELLFYQFKHGYLNSDDMHESFSKLSLSLQ, encoded by the coding sequence ATGACCTTCGGTGTACAATTTCAGGTGAAGAGCGTCGCAATTATTGGTGCCGGTCCTTCTGGTCTAGCAGCACTCTATGAACTACTGCACACTTCTAGGGAGGGTACTTCCTCCGTGGGCGGTGCCTCAAGTGAGAGCCCTGCTTTCGAAGAAGTAGTAGTATTTGAgcaaaagaacaaaagtGGAGGAATTTGGGCACCATACTACGATGATCCAGGATATCTCCTGCCACCCCAGGATTTACTGGAGACTTCTCAATATAACAATCCAGATGTGATCCATCCTAAAGTGAAGCCTCCAAAGGGTATTGATGAAGCTACATTTGAAAAGCCGattgaagttgaagttgCTGATAGGGAACAGAAACTCCAATGGGCCGCTAGTGGTGTATATGCTGATTTATTCACTAATATCCCTAGTAGATTTATGAGGTTTTCCtatcttccaaatcctCATAATTCTAAGGAAAACAATATTTACCCTTTTATTACCAATCAAGAGGTAGAATCTAGACTGAATAACCTCATAAATGAAAACGATCTGGAGAAACACATTCGATTGAATTCTCATGTAGATAGTGTGGAGAAACTTGGCCAAAAATGGGTTGTTACTGTCAAAGAAACGGGAGGTAGAAAAGCTAAATGGTATCGACAATCTTTTGACGCAGTTATCGTCGCCAACGGACATTATACTGTCCCCTACATTCCCAAAACACCTGGGTTGGCGGAGTTCAACAAAGCCCACCCAGGTTCAATAATTCATAGCAAGGCGTACCGGGATCCTTCTATATTTGATGGCAAAAAAGTTCTGTTTGTTGGAGGATCTATAACTTCCTTAGACCTTGTAAAGTATGCATTTCCCAGGGCTTCTCAAGTGactatttcaaaaagaggGCCTCATTTGGTTTTTCCGTATATCAATGCAGCTTCTGAGTCCCAAGGGATTGTGACGAAACCAACGATTGATAGATTCGATGCTAGTTCCAAAAGTGTCACCTTCTCAGATGGCACGAAGGGTGAGTATGATCTAATAATATTAGCAACTGGTTACCACTATCATTATCCCTTCTTAAGGGACGCGTTAAAAGTGATTGATCCTTCCAACTTGTCAAGGGTTAAGGGACTTTATTTGGATGTTTTTTCCATGAAAGATCCAACATTGGCTGCACTTTCGGTTTCTGTCACTCCGTTAAACTTCCATGCCATCGAGTCAGAAGCGATGGCGATTGCTGGTGTGTGGTCAAATGCCAAAGCATTACCATCCATAGAGGATCAATATAAGTGGGAGAATAAAAGAGTGGAAGCTACTGCGGATAACTTATTTTTCCACTACTACGATCATGAACATTTAGTTCCAGACTTGGTCGATAAGCTATTTGAGCTGGCCCCCAAGAAGAGACAGCATCCTCTACAGGAGGATGGTAAGTTTCTTTCCGAAATCGACGAAGCTTATGCATATCAGGAGCTTTTGTTCTACCAATTCAAACATGGTTATTTGAATTCAGATGATATGCATGAAAGCTTTTCTAAGTTGTCGTTATCCCTTCAATAG